From the Ascaphus truei isolate aAscTru1 chromosome 15, aAscTru1.hap1, whole genome shotgun sequence genome, one window contains:
- the LOC142466874 gene encoding uncharacterized protein LOC142466874 codes for MEKMKTEQSCNIPINMTENASFNQSSHLIHNVTASHPKIYILTAATGKDLGESGKSLTCLSDQNLQKRTQTGERPHVCEECGKGFSDLSRLGIHKRTHPGERPRVCGECGKRFSRLSSLNTHTMTHTGERPHVCGECGKGFSDLSSLRIHKRTHTGERPHVCGECGKGFSRISHLNKHKRTHTGERPHLCGECGKGFSDVSNLNTHMRTHTGERPHVCGKCGKGFSDLSSLNRHMRTHTGERPHVCGECGNGFSRLSHLNTHTMTHTGERPHVCVECGKGFSRLSHLNTHTMTHTGEKPHICGECGKGFSDLSSLIRHKRTHTGERPHVCGECGKGFSDLSSLNTHKRTHTGERPHKCGKCGKGFSDLSILIRHKTTHTEERPYVCGECGKGFSRLSSLNRHMRTHTGERPHVCGECGKGFSELSSLNRHMRTHTGERPHECGEYGKGSCVMQPEQTHTGERPHVCAEYWKGFSGVSNLSTHEDKHKGETACMWGMWERI; via the coding sequence atggaaaagatgaagacagaacaatcttgcaacattccaataaatatgacagaaaatgcatctttcaaccagtcaagtCACTTAATacacaatgtaactgcttctcatcccaaaatatatatattaacagctgcaacaggaaaagatcttggagaaagtgggaagagtctgacttgtttatcagaccagaacctacagaagaggacacagaccggggagagaccgcatgtatgtgaggaatgtgggaagggatttagtgacttatccaggctgggcatacacaagaggacacacccAGGGGAGAGACCCcgtgtatgtggggaatgtgggaagagatttagtcggttatccagcctcaacacacacactatgacacacacaggggagagaccgcatgtatgtggggaatgtgggaagggatttagtgacttatccagcttgcggatacacaagaggacacacacaggggagagaccgcatgtatgtggggaatgtgggaagggatttagtcggatATCACATctgaacaaacacaagaggacacacacaggggagagaccgcatctatgtggggaatgtggtaaGGGATTTAGTGAtgtatccaacctgaacacacacatgaggacacacacaggggagagaccacatgtatgtgggaaatgtgggaagggatttagtgacttatccagcctgaacagacacatgaggacacacacaggggagagaccacatgtatgtggggaatgtgggaatggATTTAGTCGATTATCACatctgaacacacacacaatgacacacacaggggagagaccgcatgtatgtgtggaatgtgggaagggatttagtcgatTATCACATctgaacacacacacgatgacacacacaggagagaaaccgcatatatgtggggaatgtgggaagggatttagtgacttatccagcctgatcagacacaagaggacacacacaggggagagaccacatgtatgtggggaatgtgggaagggatttagtgacttatccagcctgaacacacacaagaggacacacacaggggagaggccgcataaatgtgggaaatgtgggaagggatttagtgacttatccatcctgatcagacacaagacgacacacacagaggagagaccgtatgtatgtggggaatgtgggaagggatttagtcgattatccagcctgaacagacacatgaggacacatacaggggagagaccgcatgtatgtggggaatgtgggaagggatttagtgaattatccagcctgaacagacacatgaggacacacacaggggagagaccgcatgaatGTGGGGAATATGGGAAGGGATCGTGTGTCATGCAGCctgaacagacacacacaggggagagaccgcatgtatgtgcgGAATATTGGAAAGGATTTAGTGGTGTATCCAACCTGAGCACACACGAGGACAAACAcaagggagagaccgcatgtatgtggggaatgtgggaaaggatttag